A window from Triticum aestivum cultivar Chinese Spring chromosome 6D, IWGSC CS RefSeq v2.1, whole genome shotgun sequence encodes these proteins:
- the LOC123144012 gene encoding porphobilinogen deaminase, chloroplastic, whose protein sequence is MATLRCTNHTLLGSPTCLARPRRAVVRAAVAVQAEAEPKVSLIRIGTRGSPLALAQARQTRDELKAAHTELAEDGAIEIIIIKTTGDMILDKPLADIGGKGLFTKEIDDALLQGSIDIAVHSMKDVPTYLPEGMILPCNLPREDVRDAFICLTAKTLGELPAGSVIGSASLRRQSQILYKYPSLKVVNFRGNVQTRLRKLKEGDVHATLLALAGLKRLGMPETATSVLSVDEMLPAVAQGAIGITCRSNDDKMMEYLSSLNHEDTRLAVACEREFLSVLDGNCRTPIAAYAYRDKDGNCSFRGLLASPDGSIVYETSRSGTYSLDDMVAIGQDAGHELKSKAGPGFFDGLQ, encoded by the exons ATGGCGACGCTGAGATGCACCAACCACACCCTCCTCGGCTCGCCGACCTGCCTCGCGCGCCCGCGCCGGGCGGTGgtgcgcgccgccgtcgccgtccaggCCGAGGCGGAGCCCAAGGTCTCCCTCATCCGGATTGGCACGCGCGGGAG TCCTCTTGCTCTTGCACAAGCCCGTCAAACCCGTGACGAACTGAAAGCTGCACACACGGAGTTAGCCGAGGATGGTGCCATTGAGATTATCATCATAAAGACCACAGGAGACATGATCTTGGACAAACCCCTGGCGGATATAGGAGGCAAGGGTTTATTCACCAAGGAGATAGACGATGCGCTCTTGCAGGGAAGCATTGACATCGCGGTCCACTCGATGAAAGATGTCCCAACATATCTACCAGAAGGCATGATATTGCCCTGTAACCTCCCACGAGAAGATGTGAGAGATGCATTCATATGCCTGACTGCAAAAACTCTTGGGGAGCTTCCTGCTGGTAGTGTTATCGGAAGTGCTTCCCTGCGGAGGCAATCTCAGATTCTCTATAAATATCCATCACTAAAA GTTGTTAACTTCAGAGGAAATGTTCAGACACGGTTAAGGAAACTTAAAGAAGGAGACGTACATGCTACATTGTTGGCACTGGCTGGACTAAAACGGTTAGGCATGCCAGAAACTGCAACATCTGTATTATCAGTAGACGAAATGCTTCCAGCAGTCGCTCAGGGCGCTATTGGAATAACTTGCAGGAGCAATGATGATAAAATG ATGGAGTATCTGTCCTCTTTGAATCATGAAGATACCAGATTAGCTGTTGCATGTGAAAGAGAATTCTTGTCTGTTCTTGATGGTAATTGCCGAACTCCAATTGCGGCATATGCTTATCGTGACAAGGATGGGAACTGTTCATTCCGGGGGCTATTGGCTTCACCAGATGGCTCTATAG TATACGAGACGTCAAGAAGTGGAACATATTCTTTGGATGACATGGTTGCGATAGGTCAAGATGCCGGCCACGAACTGAAATCAAAGGCTGGACCTGGTTTCTTTGATGGCTTGCAATAG
- the LOC123141317 gene encoding uncharacterized protein, which yields MEQATPPAAAGIDLSPAATDLGRVHLLPCGIRHNSAAAVSDYFKPRDTGVEVDGVKVEEAFFRGRNLQGATVALPDDYRGYVLEKKKNEEKDAQGMDEEASNFVSRAEFQNITYWNHDTMPSAEDPLPRCFHWLAIANAMHKPVTAEDMANMSARQNQNS from the exons ATGGAGCAAGCcacccctcccgccgccgccggcatcgACCTATCCCCGGCGGCGACCGACCTCGGCCGGGTGCACCTCCTGCCCTGCGGCATCAGGCACAacagcgccgccgccgtctccgACTACTTCAAGCCCAGGGACACTG GCGTGGAGGTGGACGGGGTGAAGGTGGAGGAGGCCTTCTTCCGCGGGAGGAACCTGCAGGGCGCCACCGTCGCGCTCCCCGATGACTACCGAG GTTATGtattggagaagaagaagaacgaagAAAAGGATGCTCAGGGCATGGATGAGGAGGCTAGCAATTTTGTATCCCGTGCAGAATTCCAGAACATAACTTACTGGAATCATGACACCATGCCATCAGCAGAGGATCCTCTCCCACGGTGCTTTCATTGGTTAGCCATTGCGAATGCA ATGCACAAGCCAGTGACTGCTGAAGACATGGCTAACATGTCAGCCAGGCAGAATCAGAACAGTTGA